One stretch of Paenibacillus sp. AN1007 DNA includes these proteins:
- a CDS encoding O-methyltransferase — MVKMEQLSLARQLDLVFKELDEELSGLDSGVVFVQIRNNVIGKFGIRHNPLTGRDGRIEREGEGLNNTQRSSFRAMALETLKFKRRWTHGEIHYDFTIRQGMIMVDASMESNYNMANLMIRYPRTNTYLDSGTGSTS; from the coding sequence ATCGTGAAAATGGAACAGCTTTCATTAGCAAGACAGTTAGATTTGGTATTCAAAGAGCTGGATGAAGAGTTATCAGGTTTAGATTCAGGAGTAGTTTTTGTGCAAATACGAAATAACGTCATTGGGAAATTTGGAATTCGACATAATCCGTTAACGGGACGGGATGGACGAATAGAAAGGGAGGGAGAGGGGCTCAATAATACCCAACGATCTTCTTTTCGTGCCATGGCTCTGGAGACGCTGAAGTTCAAGCGCCGCTGGACACATGGAGAGATCCATTACGACTTTACGATAAGACAAGGTATGATTATGGTTGATGCTTCCATGGAATCCAATTACAATATGGCGAACCTGATGATTCGCTATCCTAGAACCAATACATATCTGGATTCCGGTACAGGATCAACATCCTAA
- a CDS encoding alpha/beta-type small acid-soluble spore protein, with translation MYGSQNQGGGSRSNNLVVPQANAALQQLKMEAAQELGVTIPQDGYYGNYTSRETGSLGGYITKRLVQIAEQQLSGRS, from the coding sequence ATGTACGGAAGTCAAAATCAAGGTGGCGGAAGCCGCTCCAACAACTTGGTCGTTCCTCAAGCGAATGCAGCACTGCAGCAGTTGAAAATGGAAGCTGCTCAAGAGCTGGGTGTAACAATCCCGCAAGATGGTTACTACGGTAACTATACTTCCCGTGAGACTGGATCTCTGGGTGGATACATCACAAAACGTCTGGTACAAATCGCTGAGCAGCAATTATCGGGTCGTTCGTAA
- a CDS encoding aldose 1-epimerase, giving the protein MKQVTKGQWNGYDTYILHSRELEITLLPRLGNNIISIRDLVQNRDIVRRPDEDDLAFYLQKPYHFGVPLLIPPGRIHRGQFEYEGVRYQFDQNTAHDNHIHGLHRSQSWCVSDIEEDEDGCAITTELLTQNEEHWMAQFPIPLKLEMTFSLQNAVLTQRLRVTNLSSTPAPFGMGYHTWFLLDGQPADWTLQLPVSGLYAQNEEQLPTGELEALHDEWSSISEGISMQGRNWDTLLRAAEGQPAAAHLRRKDGYTLKYSVDEAYFKHWVLYTKGESDQFLCIEPYTWLPDAPNLPLSDEITGLIRLEPDQPVELISHIEVIPPIS; this is encoded by the coding sequence ATGAAACAAGTGACCAAAGGTCAATGGAATGGTTACGACACGTATATCCTACATAGCCGTGAATTGGAAATCACTCTGCTGCCTCGTCTGGGAAATAACATCATCTCGATTCGCGATTTGGTGCAGAACCGGGACATTGTTCGTCGTCCGGACGAAGACGATCTGGCTTTTTATTTGCAGAAACCTTATCATTTTGGGGTTCCTCTGCTCATACCGCCTGGACGTATTCACCGGGGACAATTCGAGTATGAAGGCGTACGTTATCAGTTCGATCAGAATACGGCGCATGATAACCATATTCACGGTCTCCATCGCAGCCAGTCCTGGTGTGTCAGTGATATTGAAGAAGATGAAGACGGTTGTGCGATCACGACTGAATTACTGACCCAAAACGAAGAGCACTGGATGGCACAGTTCCCCATCCCGCTGAAGCTTGAGATGACGTTCAGCCTGCAGAACGCCGTACTGACGCAGCGGCTGCGTGTCACCAATCTGAGTTCAACACCTGCTCCTTTCGGAATGGGGTATCATACATGGTTTTTGCTGGACGGCCAACCCGCAGACTGGACGCTGCAGCTGCCGGTTTCCGGACTATACGCGCAAAATGAAGAGCAGCTGCCTACAGGCGAATTAGAAGCGCTGCATGATGAATGGTCCTCTATTAGCGAAGGCATAAGCATGCAGGGCCGAAATTGGGATACGCTTCTTCGTGCTGCGGAAGGTCAACCAGCCGCTGCTCATTTGCGGAGAAAAGATGGATATACGCTGAAATATTCAGTGGATGAAGCTTATTTCAAACACTGGGTGCTGTATACCAAAGGTGAATCGGATCAATTTTTATGCATCGAACCCTACACCTGGCTGCCGGATGCACCGAATCTGCCGCTGAGTGATGAGATAACGGGACTGATTCGGCTCGAACCGGATCAGCCTGTAGAACTGATTTCACATATCGAGGTTATCCCGCCCATTAGTTGA